Sequence from the Prunus persica cultivar Lovell chromosome G5, Prunus_persica_NCBIv2, whole genome shotgun sequence genome:
ATACACAACTCATGTCCAATTAAGTGATAAAAAGTTAACATACGTAAAGGAAAAAGGTTACATGTAACAGTATCATACCTCACTCCTATCCTTCCATAAGCAATCTCCAAGATGAATAATTACGAGTTCATCATCTTTTGTTCTGTTTGCAGTTATCACAGCCAGATTCTCCTCCCAGTCATCAAGCATTTTATTTGCACCAAACTGTGGTTGCataacagaaacaaaaagcaTTTTAAGGCAAACGTACTGCTAAAGAattcagaaaaagaagatgaaattaGAGAACTTCTTATTCCAATCGTACTACCAAGTGCAGCACTACAGGTAATGCTATGTTCAAATTTAATCGGATGTCCCTAAATGAACTACACTACATGTATATAGCTATGAGAAGCAACATATTGATCCAAGAAGCAACTGTCTTCTAATCTTCTAGCTTGCATCCTTTATACGAACCTCCTCTCTTGCTTTAGTGCgattcctcttttcttttaattgctATTGAAACTAAATGCATAATTACTTTTGTTTGTCTATTCACTTTCTAAAGGAAACTAAAAACAGGTGAGTTTGCTAGTATCGTATATAAATTGCTAAAGCCTATCCCAATGAGCAGTTTTTAAATAGATATCTCACCTGTGCAGGTTGTTGAGGGGTATTAACAGCACCGGGTAGATTGATCTCAGATGTAGTGTCAGCAGAGAACACTTCAGCAGGTTGCCCGGCAATGAGGAGGCATAATGTCCGCAAGGGTGACCCTGCAACCAGCTGACGAAGTGCCATTTGCTTCACAGTATCAACATAAAACTGAAGTTGTTCCAAGCCGCCATCCCAACcggaggaaaaggaagagaaaaaaagggtgAGATGAGTGCATCCTTCAGTATAAACTGACAATGTACCTCAAGAAAGTAACATCTGATTGAAGTCTTTGAATTTAGCATCAATGGCCAACAAACCTGTTCCCCAAGCTGTGAAGCAATAACAAGCGCAGGTCCCCACAACTGACCTTCTTGTGCACATTGTAAAGCCTCTTTCTTTCTACCAGAAACCAGAAGATTTTGTACCTCAGAAGCAGTTGCCTAGGACATACAACCACCCtattacaaaatgaaaattttgataatttagAGAGAAGGGAAGTTGTTATCAGAGTTGTTTATCCATACCCGCATTTGTCCTTCTGAAGGCATTTTCTGCACGCAGTGACTAAGAGCACCATATTCACTGAATTGAACACCATTGCTCTTTGCAGATGCAAAAAGTTTAGCAACTGCTGATTCTGGAGTGTCGCTTTCCTATCAGAAGAGAAGCCCAAAAGTATACAAGATACATATTAGTCATATCTCTATGTGGCTCTTAAAAAATACTCTGGCTAGGagaaaagttgagaaaccattcATGGGAAGATATGCCTTTATCTCACATAAatacacacaaacacaaacacagaGAAAGAGGTGACAATATGTGTGACTAAATGCAGGATAACTTAAAAGAAATAGAGTTCAACTTAAGAGAAGTTTCAAAAGCTACAAGTACCAAAGGACAGGAATGTGATTTACCCTTGATACATTGTCGGTTCCAAAAGGAGATCGAAGTTTTCCATAATGTTGACAAGCTATTTTAagcaaagaaagaagcaaCCTCAATACTTTGCCTTTCCTATAGTccatctctgatgattcacaGTTAGCAATCCTCTCATCCATCCATTTGTTCAACTCTTTGCTTCCAACACTCCCTCCAACCAAGGGACCTGGGAAGGATTGTTGGCACAAAGCACGAAAATAATCACAAGTACTCATTCCAAAACTTGAAGCATCAGTCTTTTCCGTAAAAACTTCTATCAAGTTCAGGACAGAAACTGAGCCTCCTACAGGATCCTTCACATAACAATAAAACATGCATAATTAGGCCTTTCATGAAACAATGTAAACAGAAAAGTTGTACGCTCCATTTGGCCACAAGTCTtgagaaggaatttgggaTCAAACATAAATCAAGTCAGTACCTAATACAGGTTATCAATCGATAAAACGATTCTTTCTAGTTTCAAACTTTCTATCTTATTCAGGAAACCAGTGGAAGATTAAATAACCACTTCgaaaaaatttggatttttatttccttccatCAGCCTTTTGTCAACCAAATGGAGCCTTAATTAATCTTAAAGAGAGAAGGTTTCGAGGCCTCACCTGACTTCCATATGACGAATTCGAGAGACTACTATTGTCCTTCATTACAATGAGTTTCCCACCAAACCCGAAAGTTACTAGGGCATGTGGAGGACGCCCAGCAGATGATCTTCCTACGCTGGGAGCATATGAAAACTGATTGCCACTCTGGAAAGGTTGCTGGGAATAACTTAAAGGTTTCTGATTGCCATAGTAATCATCTGAGAATTGTGTTTGTTCGATCAGCTTTGCATTTCCTTGATTAAACTGCTGGCTAAAGTTACCACCTGGGAGGAAACTTTGGAACCCGACAGTCCCATTAGCCTCACCATGACCTTGACTCGCTTTGTTGTACAAAGGAACTGCTCCGAAAGAATTTAATGACTTCTGCTGGTCCTTGTTGACTGTTGAACCAAACGAATTACTCATCTGCTGGTTTCcaccaaaacttgaaaaagcCTCATTGTTAGTTCCAGTCTGAGCTTGCCACATATTTGAACCCTGTTGATTGTAATTACTATAAGACCCAGCCCAGCTGCTGTCTTGACCTTGGCTACCAACCCCTAGCGACCCATAATTGCTATCTTGCCTGTACTCACCATATAAACTAGTATCATTCTGGGCTGGAGCAGTCGGTTGCAGAGAGGAATTATACCCCTCCAATGAGCGCCATTCTTGCGCAATTGTATCATAGTACCAACCTGGGTATTCAGGATTGAAAACCATATGTGCTGGGTACCCATTAGTCCCTTGTGAGACCTGATCCCAGTTTGACAAACTACCAGTCGTGCTAGTTTCAGTCACAGTTCCCGCAACAGAATGAGCCGTTTGCTGCAAATAAGAAACCTCAGTTTTGTTATCAGAAACAGTGGCCCAATCACTGGCTGAATCAGTGCCGAAGCTCCCTTCAGCATTTGCAGGCACATCGAAACTGTCCACTTGATACCATTGCCCCATGTTAGGGTCATACTTCCACCCTGGATAAAGACTTTCCCAATACTCCGTACTATTTAGATCCTGCTCATTTCTACTTTCCTCCACAGTTGCTCCATAAGCTTGGCCCTCTTGATATTGCTCGTTATTAACCGAATGGTTCAAACCTTGTGCTGTATAATCTTCATTACTGGGTGCAGTTTTTGATTCAGTACTCAAATTTCCGTCTACTTTCGGGGGGAAATCCCCAGAACTATCTCCCAATTCATTGAAAAAATCTGAGTACGATCCAAACCCATGAATCCCATTTTCTGCAGAATCAGCATGAAACGAACCCCACCCTATCTCCTTCACCCCTGAAGCTCCAGAATCGTTGCTCTTGCTCATTCTGGAATCTGACGTCAAATGAGATCCCGCCCCATCATTATTGGACTGAAGCACTCCATCATCAATAACCGAATTCTTCGACTCTATTACACTACGGAACCCGAATGAATTCGACTCATCAGGACCTATTTCATCTTTTGCTTTGGTTCTGGCACCCAAATCCTCAGATACAGCTGCAGAATCACCAATAGTCAGATTGGCGAACGCCTTATTTTCGTCGTCTTTGGCTTTGGCATTGGCACCAGAATCCTCAGATACAGCTGCTACAGAATCACCACTACTCAGATTGGTGAATGCCTTAGCGTCATCGGAATCGTTTCCTTCGTTGCATTTGGGGCCTGATTCGGCGGGCCCCAGGTCATCTTCAACCAATTTATCAAAGAAATCCTCGTCGGTCTGATCCTCCACCTGAAATGGAGGAGGATTTGAAGCCATCGACCGAATCCCACAGGCAATTCACCCCTCAGAGTCCAAAAAAGCCTCGAAATTGGAGCTCCAACACGACGAAAAACCCGAGATCCAGAGCCAAACACGCAAAAACCAATCTCAGAATCACCAATTTAAAAAACTCAAGC
This genomic interval carries:
- the LOC18775848 gene encoding protein transport protein SEC16B homolog, with product MASNPPPFQVEDQTDEDFFDKLVEDDLGPAESGPKCNEGNDSDDAKAFTNLSSGDSVAAVSEDSGANAKAKDDENKAFANLTIGDSAAVSEDLGARTKAKDEIGPDESNSFGFRSVIESKNSVIDDGVLQSNNDGAGSHLTSDSRMSKSNDSGASGVKEIGWGSFHADSAENGIHGFGSYSDFFNELGDSSGDFPPKVDGNLSTESKTAPSNEDYTAQGLNHSVNNEQYQEGQAYGATVEESRNEQDLNSTEYWESLYPGWKYDPNMGQWYQVDSFDVPANAEGSFGTDSASDWATVSDNKTEVSYLQQTAHSVAGTVTETSTTGSLSNWDQVSQGTNGYPAHMVFNPEYPGWYYDTIAQEWRSLEGYNSSLQPTAPAQNDTSLYGEYRQDSNYGSLGVGSQGQDSSWAGSYSNYNQQGSNMWQAQTGTNNEAFSSFGGNQQMSNSFGSTVNKDQQKSLNSFGAVPLYNKASQGHGEANGTVGFQSFLPGGNFSQQFNQGNAKLIEQTQFSDDYYGNQKPLSYSQQPFQSGNQFSYAPSVGRSSAGRPPHALVTFGFGGKLIVMKDNSSLSNSSYGSQDPVGGSVSVLNLIEVFTEKTDASSFGMSTCDYFRALCQQSFPGPLVGGSVGSKELNKWMDERIANCESSEMDYRKGKVLRLLLSLLKIACQHYGKLRSPFGTDNVSRESDTPESAVAKLFASAKSNGVQFSEYGALSHCVQKMPSEGQMRATASEVQNLLVSGRKKEALQCAQEGQLWGPALVIASQLGEQFYVDTVKQMALRQLVAGSPLRTLCLLIAGQPAEVFSADTTSEINLPGAVNTPQQPAQFGANKMLDDWEENLAVITANRTKDDELVIIHLGDCLWKDRSEITAAHICYLVAEANFESYSDSARLCLIGADHWKSPRTYASPEAIQRTELYEYSRVLGNSQFILLPFQPYKLIYAHMLAEVGRVSDSLKYCQTILKSLKTGRAPEVETWKQLVLSLEERIKTHQQGGYSVNLVSTKFVGKLLNLFDSTAHRVVGGLPPPAPSTYQGSTQGNDHYQQPMGPRVSASQSTMAMSSLIPSASMEPISEWAADGNRKPMHNRSVSEPDFGRTPRQVDSSKETASPDAQGKASGGTSRFARFGFGSQLLQKTVGLVLRPRPGKQAKLGETNKFYYDEKLKRWVEEGVEPPAEEAALPPPPTTTAFHNGVSDYNLKSVLKKEGSPTKGSPDLQTSTSPGPTSGTPPIPPSSNQFSARGRLGIRSRYVDTFNQGGGSPANLFQSPSVPSVKPAVAANAKFFIPTLGSSSEQTMEAIAESVQEDVATKEVPSTSARNDPFQTPLPPSSTTMQRFPSMGNIHGMEVATNANGSVPPHSRRTASWGGSSNDVFSPPPKMGEIKPLGEALGMSPAMFRPSEPSMMRVPMNGGSFGDDLHEVEL